From a single Capsicum annuum cultivar UCD-10X-F1 chromosome 12, UCD10Xv1.1, whole genome shotgun sequence genomic region:
- the LOC107851488 gene encoding uncharacterized protein LOC107851488 isoform X1, with protein MDVDSKQTMEETILVGDDLMMGPPSPVIPPEIASHVLEGVDLCDGILRNLFLCLQINDIEPFCQDEIALYRQCAERRDKELRQRLQDSEQKLGMSMPLDQAKERATHLESEVTSLERHLILASGVEGMEGFRQRWSLHGRMTDTKKRLEALKRGMDNRKKDEPAENISTKKKWFFW; from the exons ATGGATG ttgaTTCAAAGCAGACTATGGAGGAAACTATCCTGGTGGGTGATGATCTGATGATGGGCCCGCCATCGCCTGTTATTCCACCTGAGATAGCGTCTCATGTACTCGAAGGTGTTGATCTCTGTGACGGAATCTTAAGAAATCTGTTCCTCT GCTTACAAATTAATGATATCGAGCCATTCTGTCAGGATGAGATTGCTTTATATCGGCAATGTGCAGAGAGAAGG GATAAGGAGCTCAGGCAACGCCTTCAAGATAGTGAACAGAAATTAGGGATGTCAATGCCTCTAGATCAAGCAAAAGAAAGAGCCACTCATCTAGAATCAGAAGTCACATCACTAGAGAG GCACTTGATTTTGGCAAGTGGAGTTGAAGGTATGGAAGGTTTTCGGCAACGATGGAGTCTACATGGTCGCATGACTGATACCAA GAAAAGACTGGAGGCTCTGAAGAGGGGAATGGATAACAGAAAGAAGGATGAGCCAGCTGAAAATATCTCTACCAAGAAAAAATGGTTCTTCTGGTGA
- the LOC107851488 gene encoding uncharacterized protein LOC107851488 isoform X5 → MDVDSKQTMEETILVGDDLMMGPPSPVIPPEIASHVLEGVDLCDGILRNLFLCLQINDIEPFCQDEIALYRQCAERRDKELRQRLQDSEQKLGMSMPLDQAKERATHLESEVTSLERHLILASGVEGMEGFRQRWSLHGRMTDTKYND, encoded by the exons ATGGATG ttgaTTCAAAGCAGACTATGGAGGAAACTATCCTGGTGGGTGATGATCTGATGATGGGCCCGCCATCGCCTGTTATTCCACCTGAGATAGCGTCTCATGTACTCGAAGGTGTTGATCTCTGTGACGGAATCTTAAGAAATCTGTTCCTCT GCTTACAAATTAATGATATCGAGCCATTCTGTCAGGATGAGATTGCTTTATATCGGCAATGTGCAGAGAGAAGG GATAAGGAGCTCAGGCAACGCCTTCAAGATAGTGAACAGAAATTAGGGATGTCAATGCCTCTAGATCAAGCAAAAGAAAGAGCCACTCATCTAGAATCAGAAGTCACATCACTAGAGAG GCACTTGATTTTGGCAAGTGGAGTTGAAGGTATGGAAGGTTTTCGGCAACGATGGAGTCTACATGGTCGCATGACTGATACCAAGTATAATGATTGA
- the LOC107851488 gene encoding uncharacterized protein LOC107851488 isoform X6, which produces MDVDSKQTMEETILVGDDLMMGPPSPVIPPEIASHVLEGVDLCDGILRNLFLCLQINDIEPFCQDEIALYRQCAERRDKELRQRLQDSEQKLGMSMPLDQAKERATHLESEVTSLERHLILASGVEGKDWRL; this is translated from the exons ATGGATG ttgaTTCAAAGCAGACTATGGAGGAAACTATCCTGGTGGGTGATGATCTGATGATGGGCCCGCCATCGCCTGTTATTCCACCTGAGATAGCGTCTCATGTACTCGAAGGTGTTGATCTCTGTGACGGAATCTTAAGAAATCTGTTCCTCT GCTTACAAATTAATGATATCGAGCCATTCTGTCAGGATGAGATTGCTTTATATCGGCAATGTGCAGAGAGAAGG GATAAGGAGCTCAGGCAACGCCTTCAAGATAGTGAACAGAAATTAGGGATGTCAATGCCTCTAGATCAAGCAAAAGAAAGAGCCACTCATCTAGAATCAGAAGTCACATCACTAGAGAG GCACTTGATTTTGGCAAGTGGAGTTGAAG GAAAAGACTGGAGGCTCTGA
- the LOC107851488 gene encoding uncharacterized protein LOC107851488 isoform X4, which translates to MDVDSKQTMEETILVGDDLMMGPPSPVIPPEIASHVLEGVDLCDGILRNLFLCLQINDIEPFCQDEIALYRQCAERRDKELRQRLQDSEQKLGMSMPLDQAKERATHLESEVTSLERKRLEALKRGMDNRKKDEPAENISTKKKWFFW; encoded by the exons ATGGATG ttgaTTCAAAGCAGACTATGGAGGAAACTATCCTGGTGGGTGATGATCTGATGATGGGCCCGCCATCGCCTGTTATTCCACCTGAGATAGCGTCTCATGTACTCGAAGGTGTTGATCTCTGTGACGGAATCTTAAGAAATCTGTTCCTCT GCTTACAAATTAATGATATCGAGCCATTCTGTCAGGATGAGATTGCTTTATATCGGCAATGTGCAGAGAGAAGG GATAAGGAGCTCAGGCAACGCCTTCAAGATAGTGAACAGAAATTAGGGATGTCAATGCCTCTAGATCAAGCAAAAGAAAGAGCCACTCATCTAGAATCAGAAGTCACATCACTAGAGAG GAAAAGACTGGAGGCTCTGAAGAGGGGAATGGATAACAGAAAGAAGGATGAGCCAGCTGAAAATATCTCTACCAAGAAAAAATGGTTCTTCTGGTGA
- the LOC107851488 gene encoding uncharacterized protein LOC107851488 isoform X3, with translation MDVDSKQTMEETILVGDDLMMGPPSPVIPPEIASHVLEGVDLCDGILRNLFLCLQINDIEPFCQDEIALYRQCAERRDKELRQRLQDSEQKLGMSMPLDQAKERATHLESEVTSLERYDRNRKHKIYEFSSVDTKSLLFNIFVRLTYVVVYFELKGSLCLCVQHLI, from the exons ATGGATG ttgaTTCAAAGCAGACTATGGAGGAAACTATCCTGGTGGGTGATGATCTGATGATGGGCCCGCCATCGCCTGTTATTCCACCTGAGATAGCGTCTCATGTACTCGAAGGTGTTGATCTCTGTGACGGAATCTTAAGAAATCTGTTCCTCT GCTTACAAATTAATGATATCGAGCCATTCTGTCAGGATGAGATTGCTTTATATCGGCAATGTGCAGAGAGAAGG GATAAGGAGCTCAGGCAACGCCTTCAAGATAGTGAACAGAAATTAGGGATGTCAATGCCTCTAGATCAAGCAAAAGAAAGAGCCACTCATCTAGAATCAGAAGTCACATCACTAGAGAG GTATGACAGGAACAGAAAGcataaaatatatgaattctCATCCGTGGATACAAAATCGCTCCTATTTAACATTTTTGTTAGATTGACGTATGTGGTGGTGTACTTTGAACTTAAAGGTAGTTTATGCTTGTGTGTACAGCATTTGATATGA
- the LOC107851488 gene encoding uncharacterized protein LOC107851488 isoform X2 codes for MDVDSKQTMEETILVGDDLMMGPPSPVIPPEIASHVLEGVDLCDGILRNLFLCLQINDIEPFCQDEIALYRQCAERRDKELRQRLQDSEQKLGMSMPLDQAKERATHLESEVTSLERHLILASGVEGMEGFRQRWSLHGRMTDTNCYCLLCCSLGRGSIENSISTFSR; via the exons ATGGATG ttgaTTCAAAGCAGACTATGGAGGAAACTATCCTGGTGGGTGATGATCTGATGATGGGCCCGCCATCGCCTGTTATTCCACCTGAGATAGCGTCTCATGTACTCGAAGGTGTTGATCTCTGTGACGGAATCTTAAGAAATCTGTTCCTCT GCTTACAAATTAATGATATCGAGCCATTCTGTCAGGATGAGATTGCTTTATATCGGCAATGTGCAGAGAGAAGG GATAAGGAGCTCAGGCAACGCCTTCAAGATAGTGAACAGAAATTAGGGATGTCAATGCCTCTAGATCAAGCAAAAGAAAGAGCCACTCATCTAGAATCAGAAGTCACATCACTAGAGAG GCACTTGATTTTGGCAAGTGGAGTTGAAGGTATGGAAGGTTTTCGGCAACGATGGAGTCTACATGGTCGCATGACTGATACCAA TTGCTACTGCCTCTTGTGTTGTTCTTTgggccgagggtctatcgaaaacagtatCTCTACCTtctcaaggtag